The Hippocampus zosterae strain Florida chromosome 19, ASM2543408v3, whole genome shotgun sequence region GAGGAATGGGTTCAGAAGGTAGCTGGTAACCAGAGGTGGAGGAGAAATTTTGAGAAAGGAGGAGGAAACAGGGCAGGCTGGCCGAAGGACTAACTTGAGGAGCAAGATCAAAAcgtgaggaggatgaggaagggGAAATATGAGAAGCTACTggcaggggggggtggggggggggagagaagtcAAAGTGGTAAGGAAGGAAGCCAGAGGAGGACAAGAAGGAGAGATGGCAACCAGGAGGAGGCAGCCGAGATGGGAAAGAGGAGCGCGAGGATGAAGGCAAACCAGAGGAGCGCCAGGAGCTGCTAGGCTCAAAGAGAGCAGCCGGAAGAAAGGAGAAGGTCAAAAAATGAGGAGCAGACAGATTCTGTGGTACCTTCGCGCCAAGTCAAAGGGACAAATTGAGTAACTTTACGATTCGAGTGCCCTGCGCCAACTACGACGAAATGAAAACGACGAAGAAGAGAAGAGCACAGCACGCCGCGGACGCGCAATTAGCTGACGTCATCACACGCAGACGGTAAAACCAACGTCATCAATCGATAACTTGATATCGATAACGCGTAACCAACCTGAAGCTTGGTCAGCAAGTGTTCCGCCACCGAGAAGAGGAACAAGAGGACgatgatggaggaggaggaactcGTGAGCTTCTCGGAGGTGTTGCGAGCTTGTGGCCGTAGCTCGGCGGGCGTCGTCGATTTTTCCTCCAAGTGGGCTGAGCCTCCCCTCCGCGCCCCATttaaaagggggagggggagcgggCCCGGTGGGGGTGCCCACCCCGCGGACCACAAACACCAAAGGCACTCTAGGAAACTTTGAGACTTCTCACATGcgctcattgcttttttttgtgtcgacGCAGCACAAGCGAGTGACTTTCTCTCCTCGCGAAGGCCCGTTGCGAGAAGGTTCAGTCGGCGATCACCTTTCGAGTGTCTTCACGTGGCGGACGCAGGTTCGACGGAAGCACCAGAAGCTTCTCTTAGCATGCGCCGCTCGGGCGCCCTCTGGCGGCCACCGCCCAAAAGCGCCGCACTTGCTCAACTTTTcacaattaggaaaaaaaataaagcactgGGCGTCTttaaatcaaactttatttgggaaacttgtcggtttaaaaaaaaaacaacgtttttTTACTAAAATATTTGAAGCTAGAATTTTGCTCTGACCTTTTGAACAACTTCCAattagtcactttttttttaaaggaattatTTGGATGACTCCGTGAACAGAATTGAAAGCTGAAATGAAACCGAAAAGGCTTGAAATTGTACTTCATGCGGCTTTGAGGGCCACGCGTGCGTTCCAAGAGGACAAGGGGCGGCAGCTTGGTCATGACAAGTTTAATTGATCTCGCGGGGAAATAAATACTGATCCCATGAACACGACAGGAAACACGACCATTGTCATCTTCCTCATTACACGCAACGCCACGTGGAGGCGGAGTCACGCTTTCTTCTGGGGGCTGGCCGCCTTTAGCAGCTCGTACACCACGTAGGCCGCACCTGTGAATGCCAACACAACACACATCTgacaaagatggaaaaaaaaataaaaaaaagcaagcaatcTATTTTGACAAAGTCCAAAGCACTTTCGGAAGTGGCGTTTTGCGGATGGCGACGGCTCCTTCGCTCACTCACCCAGCACGGTGAGCGTCATGGTGGCTCGGTAGAGCAGAGCGTCGGTGGTGCCGCCTTTCAGATGCACGGGGATGCCGTTGTCCTCCTGACAAGCGCCACAAAACGGGTGAAACAAGATGAATGTCAACATCCAGTCAAATAAAAGCTTCCAAAATGGATTCTGCAAGCGGGAACGTTGACGTGCTCAaacgtgtcatttttttatatgaTGTACAGTCAGTAAGACACTCACTTGGGTGATTTGTGATTAgagtggatttttaaaaaatagtcttCACGGcactgttccaaaaaaaaaaaaataattttttaaatacaagttTGCTTGCCACTCCAACGCGTGGCGCAGTTAGCTCGTCTGGGCCGAGCCATAAATAAGGGACGAGCGATTATTCATTGACAGCAGAGGGAACGGTGGAAGGTAAAGCGGTCGCCGAGGAATTTCacgccagggaaaaaaaaaaaaaaaaaagacaagcgtcAGATGTTTGCTTTCTCGTTTTTCCATCCATCACGGGGACGCTCGTCACGTTGATTGACGGCCGCGGCTTGGCGTCCCTCGCCGTCGTCAACTTTCGTTTTGCGGGCGGAAAGTCGTCGGCTTCCAGTTTTCAAGTCGCAATCAAACGCGAGGCGATAAGCCTGAGGGGGCAAATTCAAACGCGCTTCCATCCCACATCATCGTCTCCATCGAAATCAATCCACACAATCGATACATTCATCTGATCCGGGCAACCCCCCCTCCAATCCGACTTGAGGCAGCCATATTGCAGCAGGGCATGCCCTGCCTTGAGCTCCGGTGGGATTCAGTAACGTCTCAATCCCTCTCTGAGCCGCTCAGCACGCCACTATCATTTGGTAGAACAGATGGAATTCTTTTTGGTTTTCCAGTTACCTTCACCCGGGGATGACAAAAAGCTCGAAGCAAGCACGCCGTGCCTCTTACGGGTAAAACCGGGCAAGCGAGGGAGAGCGAACGAGCAGAAAACGTACAGTCGGGTGATGATTTTTCCAAAGTGGCCACGTGAGCAAGCGGTACGGTGGCCGAGGGAGCGAcgccaacatgctaacctcaAGTATGTTCCACATTCATTGAATGGAATCCGATGAAGCATGACGCCGTCTGCTTTCAGCCAGCCGCTGCTTGTGTACATCTTGTTACAATTAAGGCCAGAGCGTTTGCAAGAAAATGAGAAGCGGTGGCTGAACGTGAGGCCGAAAAGCGCGGGTGCGAGGCACAACGGGTACCTGGAAGAGCTTCTGGTTCTTGGGGACTTGGTTCTCCACCGGTCTCCGAGCGGAGCCGCAAAAGGTCCGccgcgccacctgctggagcgCCTGGGTACGACAGAACGACACGCGGTCAGGTCTGGACACATTGGCAACGTCAACCGAGGAGAAGGTTTGAGCTCGGCGCACGGCTTGTGCTCTGGAGCATCCTCGGGAAGACTCATGATCGAACTCCTGGATGGGCTTGCCCGAGTGGCCTTTCCTCTGGCGCGCCAGACCTTTGGcagtgctgccatctagtggctttACACGGCCAACAGCAATGCGTTTCTACTGCCGAGTATTGGACGGACTTTGGTGCTTTTTGAGCAGTTTCAAAAATTCCGAATTCGTTTTCCCTCACATCAGTTGAATAATATTCGGACAGCACAGCCACGTTGCAGTTTATCGGTTCCTTTTATCGTGCTTAATGCTTGAATATTGCAAATAGTATCGCTGTATTTGCATCAATGTATTGATTAAAGATTTGCCAAAGAGGAAGCATTAATTCTTCCTACGAAAATTGAGGGGAACAAAGATGAACTTGTTCCAAGGCAgtttatttgctttgttttctatATGCGAAGGGGATAACGATTGATTTTtggaaacataaaatgatatccattaaaactgaaaatcttatttttgcggttaaaaaaaaaaggttattacAAAGAGTTTATTTCGTAGTCTATCCTCGCGTTTGCCGTTGCAAAAGCTTGACGACGGAAATTAAAAGTTTCACGCGTGTGAGCGCGACGACATTAGCTGCCTTTGACCCCTAGCCGACACTTTGAGGCCAAGCGGAGCCCAATGGAGGCGTCGTGCCAACTTGCTCCCTGCACAGCGAAACAAGCAAACGCTCAAAAAGGCCAACGAGCTGTGAGGGACGAGAAGGACTTACAAAAACGCCGCGATTCATCTTGTTGGCTTGCCTTTCTCTCACAAGGACGAAAACGACTTCCGCGCGTCGTTCTATTTCcgtcttcgtcttcttcttggCTTTCTACCGCGCGTGCTTACATGCCACACAGTTTTCTGTACTGCCCTCGTGAGGCCTTTATTGGAAGCGCATGAGTCACCTTGGCCGCCCCTCGGAGCGAAGAAAAAAAGCGACTTCATTTAACTCGTCGTCTTTCCATTGTCACGACATAGAGTACAGCGGCACAAACACTTTTAAAGTGCCTCTTAGATAAAAACAGACACAGAGGAACATTGATAACACATTGACATCTCAGTTtaacacacacctacacgcgcacacacacacacacgcaaattagTCTTGGAAATTGtgataaaaacattttagttattttttggTTGCTTCTTTTGTGACAACCAGAACCAGAGTGCGTATGTGTGATGGGCTGGGGAGGTTCACTGAGCCCCACATGTTCTAAAAGAAGCAGCGTGAGGACTGAAAAGTGACTTTGATAAGCAGCGTTTGTGCTCTTCCTAATATGGCCTCCTGACAGTCCAAGGTCACGGGTGTGACCTCGTCGCATCTCCTCAGACACATTTAGCATCCATCTTTTCGGTTTTCCTGCCTCATCTCCTAGTTTGGTGTCACGGGCGCCTTTAAAAAGCGGCTCCGTCTCTCCCGGCGACACAGTTCAGCTTCACGATCTTCGTATTCACAATGTCCGACGTAGCGATGGGCGAGTTCGGCAAGGCGGCTCCGTACCTCAGGAAGTCGGAGAAAGAGCGTCTGGAAGCTCAGACCAGACCGTTTGACATCAAGACGGAATGTTTTGTGGTGGACGACAAGGTCgagtacatgaagggacaaaTCCAGAGCAAAGAGGGCGGCGTGGTCAAGGTGAAGAAGGAGGACGGGACCACGGTGAGCGCGAAGGAGGCCGACGTCCACCCGCAGAATCCTCCCAAATTTGACAAGATCGAAGACATGGCGATGTTCACGTTCCTCCACGAGCCGGCGGTGCTGTTCAACCTGAAGGAGCGCTACGCCGCCTGGATGATCTACACCTACTCCGGCCTCTTCTGCGTCACCGTCAACCCATACAAGTGGCTTCCCGTCTACGATGCCGAGGTGGTGGCGGCCTACAGGGGAAAGAAGAGGACTGAAGCTCCTCCTCATATCTTCTCCATTTCCGACAACGCTTACCAGTACATGCTGACGGATCGGGAAAACCAGTCGGTCCTCATCACCGGAGAATCCGGCGCCGGCAAGACCGTCAACACCAAGAGGGTTATCCAGTACTTTGCCAGCATTGCAGCGGTCGGCGGCGGGGGCAAAAAGGACCCCAGCAAGGGGACGCTGGAGGATCAGATCATCCAGGCTAATCCAGCTCTGGAAGCCTTTGGCAACGCCAAAACCCTGAGGAACGACAACTCGTCTCGCTTTGGGAAGTTCATCAGGATCCACTTTGGGAACAGCGGGAAGCTGTCGTCCGCCGACATCGAGACGTACCTCCTGGAGAAGTCCCGCGTTACCTTTCAGCTCAAAGCCGAAAGGAACTACCACATCTTCTACCAGATTCTGTCCAATCAGAAGCCAGAGCTGCTCGACATGCTGCTGATCACCAACAACCCATACGACTACTCTTACATCTCCCAGGGAGAAGTCACGGTGGCCTCCATCAACGACTCGGAGGAGCTGATGGCCACAGACAGCGCTTTCGACGTGCTGGGCTTCACCGCCGAGGAGAAGATGGGCGTCTACAAGCTGACGGGCGCCATCATGCACTATGGGAACCTGAAGTTCAAGCAGAAGCAGCGGGAGGAGCAGGCCGAGCCCGACGGCACCGAGGCGGCGGACAAGTCTGCTTACCTGATGGGTCTCAACTCCGCCGACCTCATCAAAGGGTTGTGCCACCCCAGAGTCAAGGTAGGAAACGAGTTTGTGACCAAAGGCCAGAGCGTGGACCAGGTCTACTACGCCGTCGGTGCCTTGGCCAAGTCTGTGTATGAGAAGATGTTCAACTGGATGGTGGTCAGGATCAACCAGTCCCTGGACACCAAGCAGCATCGGCAGTACTTCATAGGCGTGCTGGACATCGCTGGCTTTGAGATCTTTGATTTCAACACCTTTGAGCAATTGTGCATCAACTTCACCAACGAGAAACTGCAACAGTTTTTCAACCACCACATGTTTGTCCTGGAGCAAGAAGAGTACAAGAAGGAGGGGATCGACTGGGAGTTCATCGACTTTGGCATGGACCTGCAGGCTTGCATCGATCTCATCGAGAAGCCGCTGGGGATCATGTCCATTCTGGAGGAAGAATGCATGTTCCCCAAAGCCAGCGACCAGACCTTCAAGTCCAAGCTCTACGACAATCACCTCGGCAAGAACAAAATGTTTGAGAAGCCCCGGGCTGCCAAGGGAAAAGCGGAGGCCCATTTTGCCCTTGTCCATTATGCCGGCACCGTGGACTACAACATTACAAATTGGCTGGTGAAAAACAAAGATCCCCTCAACGAAACAGTCGTCGGTCTCTACCAGAAGTCCTCGCTTAAGCTCCTTAGTCTGTTATTTTCCAGTTACTCGGGCACCGCCGACGGTGGCGACAAAGGCGGCAAAGGAGCCAAGAAGAAGGGCTCGTCCTTCCAGACGGTGTCGGCCCTTCACAGAGAGAACCTCAACAAGCTGATGACCAACCTGAAGACGACCCATCCCCACTTTGTACGCTGCCTGATTCCAAACGAACGGAAGACTCCCGGAGTCATGGACAACTGTCTGGTCATGCACCAGCTCCGTTGCAACGGCGTTCTGGAAGGCATTCGAATTTGCAGGAAGGGCTTTCCAAACCGCGTCCTTTACGGAGACTTCAAACAGAGGTACCGCATTCTCAATGCCTCCGCCATCCCCGAGGGTCAGTTTATGGACTGCAAGAAGAGTGCTGAGAAGCTGCTCTCGTCGCTGGAGATCGACCACACGCAGTACAAGTTTGGCCACACCAAAGTCTTTTTTAAAGCCGGCCTACTCGGCACCCTGGAGGAGATGCGAGATGAACAGCTCTCGCGAATCATCACCAGAATCCAGGCCAACGCTCGCGCGCTACTCATGAGGGCCCAGTTTGCTAAGTTGGTCGAGCGCAGAGATGCCCTCATGGTCATCCAGTGGAACCTCCGTTCTTTTCTTAGCGTAAAGAACTGGCCGTGGATGAAACTCTTCTTTAAGATCAAGCCCCTGCTGAAGAGTGCGGAATCCGAGAAGGAGATGGCCAACATGAAGGACGAGTTCAACAAGCTGAAAGAAGCCCTCGAGAAGTCAGAAATCCGTCGGAAGGAACTGGAGGAGAAGATAGTGACTCTCCTCCAGGAGAAGAACGATTTGACTCTGCAAATTCAGTCAGAGCAAGACACGCTCACGGATGCCGAAGAACGATGCGAGCAGCTCATCAAGAGTAAGATACAACTGGAGGCAAAGCTCAAGGAGGCCAACGAGAGACTCGAGGACGAAGAAGAACTGAATGCGGACATCGCGGCCAAGAAACGGAAGTTGGAAGATGAGTGCTCCGAGTTAAAAAAAGATATCGATAACCTTGAGCTGACTCTGGCCAAAGTTGAGAAAGAGAAACATGCCACGGAGAATAAGGTGAGGAACCTGAGTGAGGAGATGGCATCCCAGGACGAAAGCATCCTGAAGCTGACCAAAGAGAAGAAAGCGCTGCAGGAGGCTCACCAGCAGGTCCTGGATGATCTTCAGAGCGAGGAGGACAAAGCCAACGCCCTGACTAAATCCAGAGCGAAGCTGGAGCAGCAGGTGGATGACCTGGAGGGCTCCTTGGAACAGGAGAAGAAGATGCGGATGGAGCTGGAGCGCTCCAAGAGGAAGCTCGAGGGGGATGTGAAGCTAGCCCAAGAGAACTTGATGGATTTGGAAAATGACAAGCAGCAACTGGAGGAGAAACTCAAGAAAAAAGACTTTGAGTCGGCCCAGATCACTTCGAGGCTGGAGGACGAGCAGGTCGCTTCGGGACAGCTCCAGAAGAAGCTGAAGGAAAACCAGGCCAGGATCGAGGAGttggaggaggagctggacgCCGAGCGAGCGGCACGGGCCAAGGTGGAGAAGCAGCGCTCCGACCTTTCCCGGGAGCTGGAGGACATCAGTGAGCGTCTGGAGGAGGCGGGCGGAGCCTCGTCGGCACAGGTGGAGCTAAACAAGAGAAGAGACGCCGAATTCCAGAAGCTGCGCCGAGAGCTGGAGGAGTCCACCCTCCAACACGAGGCCACCGCTGCCGCGCTACGGAAAAAGCATGCCGACAGCGTGGCCGAACTGGGCGAGCAAATTGACAACCTCCAGCGGGTCAAGCAGAAACTGGAGAAGGAAAAAAGTGAGCTGAAGCTCGAGCTGGACGACTTCGCTTCGAGCATGGAGAGCATGGCCAGGAACAAGTCCAACGTTGAAAAGATGTGCCGAACGATGGAGGACACCACGACAGAGTACAAGAGCAAATACGAGGAGGCTCAACGATCCGTCAATGACTTGACCACCCAGAGGGCCAAGCTGCTCGCTGAGAACGGCGAGTTCGGACGGCAGCTGGAGGAGAAGGATTGCTTGATCTCACAGCTCACCAGAGGGAAGAATTCGTACAACCAGCAGCTAGAAGACCTTCGCAGACAACTGGAAGAGGAAGTCAAGGCCAAGAACGCACTGGCGCACGCCGTGCAGTCGGCCCGCCACGACTGCGACCTGCTGCGAGAACAGTTCGAAGAGGAACAGGAAGCCAAGGCTGAGCTGCAGAGGGCCCTGTCCAAATCCAACAACGAAGTCTCGGCGTGGAGGAACAAGTACGAAACCGACGCCATCCAGAAAACCGAGGAGCTGGAGGAAGCAAAAAAGAAGCTGGTTCAGAGACTGCAGGAGGCTGAGGAGGCCATTGAAGCGGCCAATGCCAAATGTTCGTCGCTCGAGAAGACCAAGCACCGGCTCCAAAATGAGATTGAGGACCTGATGCTGGACCTGGAGAGGTCCAACGCAGCTTCCGCGGGGCTGGATAAAAAACAACGCGCTTTTGACAAAGTCCTGGCAGAGTGGAAGCAGAAGTTCGAGGAGTCCCAATGTGAGCTGGAAGCCTCCCAGAAGGAGGCCCGAACTCTCAGCACCGAACTCTTTAAACTGAAAAATGCCTACGAGGAGTGCCTGGATCACCTGGAAACCACGAGGAGAGAGAACAAGAACCTGCAAGAGGAGATCTCGGACCTGAATGACCAGCTCGGGGAGGGTGGCAGAAGTGCTTGTGAACTTGAGAAGATGAGGAAACAGCTCGAGCAAGATAAGGCGGAGTTACAGGGAGCTCTCGAGGAAGCCGAAGGCTCACTGGAGCACGAAGAGAGCAAAATCCTACGAGCCCAACTGGAGTTCAACCAAGCAAAGGCTGACATGGAGCGGAAAATGGCCGAGAAGGACGAGGAAATGGAGCAGGCCAAGAGAAACTACCAACGCGCCGTGGACTCGCTCCAGTCCTCCCTGGAGTCTGAGACCAGGAGCCGCAATGAAGCGCTGAGAGTGAGGAAGAAGATGGAGGGTGACCTCAACGAGATGGAGATCCAGCTCAGCCAAGCAAACCGGCAAGCGCTCGACGCCCAGAAACAACTCAAAAGCCTCCAGGTTTTCCTGAAGGACACCCAGTTGACACTGGATGACGTGCAGCGCGGGAACGATGACCTGCGGGAGAACATCGCCGTCCTGGAACGTCGAAACAATTTGATCCAGGCTGAGCTGGAAGAGGTCAGGGCCGCGCTGGAGCAAACAGACAGAAGCCGCAAGCTGGCCGAGCAGGAACTGACCGACTCCACGGAGCGCATGCAGCTCCTGCACTCTCAGAACACCAGCCTGATCAACCAGAAGAAGAAGCACGAGGCGGACCTCCTCCACCTCCAAAATGAAATGGAGGAGGCGGTCCAGGAGAATCGCAACGCCGAGGAAAAGGCAAAGAAGGCCATCACTGATGCCGCCATGATGGCTGAAgagctgaagaaggagcaggACACCAGCGCGCATCTGGAGCGCATGAAGAAGAACATGGAACAGACCATCAAAGACCTCCAGCACCGCCTGGACGAGGCCGAGCAGATCGCCATGAAAGGTGGCAAAAAACAACTCCAGAAACTGGAAGTTCGCATCAAAGACTTGGAGAACGAGTTGGAGGCGGAGCAGCGTCGAGGAAGTGAGTCCGTCAAAGGCGTCCGCAAGTACGAACGCCGCATCAAAGAACTCACCTATCAGACCGAGGAAGACCGCAAGAACGTGGCTCGACTCCAGGACTTGGTGGACAAGCTGCAGGTGAAAGTCAAATCCTACAAACGCGCCgcagaggaggcggaggaggcggcCAACGGCAACATGGCCAAAGTGCGCAAGCTGCAACACGAGCTGGAAGAAGCGCAGGAGAGAGCCGACGTGGCAGAGACCCAAGTCAACAAGCTGAGGGCCAAAACCAGAGACGGGGGCACCAAGAAGAACCTGGATGACTGATTCACAAGTAAGGcccctgtcaatcaaaactggaTACTAAAGTTGGCATGCTCAAAAACGTTGTTACCGGCCTCACATTAATAGccccaaacttaaaaaaaaaagaaaaaaaagtctacatgTTTACATCTTATTTCTTGCATTTAAGgcccctttttgtgtttttcttctcaCAGGTTTGTTTCTGGGCGACCAACGAGCTCACATATGTCACGTGACTTTACAACGACGAAGAAAAACACCGGCTGCGACATGATTCGTGGTAATTTGATTGGTTCCCCTCCAAGCCGACAGGTGGCGACGAGAGCAGCTACATCGCGTGGCTTCCTTAATTGTTGATTCGCAACACGACAAATTCACGTCACATCGGATAATAAAAGTCTATAAAGTTCAATAAATGCACGTGTGTTTGCGCAGCTTTCTTCCTGATCTCTTCAAAATAAGAGTACTTCGCAACGCGTTGGTTACTGATGACGTCACTTCCATGCCGCCAGTGTGATCCAACACACAAGCACGCTtaatttttgaagcagaaacaaagcagtacctgagctctattacatatttcaaaaatatatatactcatttgaatttttttgtttaaaaatcccctggcttcctttttttttacacgtttgtaatgtgtgtgtattggttgcacgttcgttttgttttccatttgctgagaattgtattctgacctgttcaataaagatttggaaaaaaacacgcacgcacggccgcacgcacgcgcgcacacacacacacacacacacacactcaagataccgttttttttttaattcatgtgcGTTTCTGCCATCACATGCTTTTGAGGAGGAAGCCGCTGAAGGTGCTGAGTCGGCTCTGGTCAAAGATGCTCTTTTGGGCCCACAATGTGACCCACAccttgtctccctcctccagtaCCAGCGGCATGCCGTTGGTGGCGCTGCTGAATGTGCCCTGCGTGTCGTAGATGGCGAACATGTTGATGCCGTTCTTCATCACGGCTGCGTTCAAGGCCCCCGATGTGCCCACGTTGCCGTTGAAGACGATGAAGTAGAGACCCCTCACAGGGGCTGTGAAGATGCCTGGGGGGGTCAgggtgaggtgggggtggggggttagtaGTACTGCAATGGGACACGGATGAGATGTCGCTCGGTGCGAGAGGTGATGGCGCCCCCTACCTGTGTTGGAGTCATAACCGTTGCCCACGTTGGTGATCACGTTCTTGAACAGCAGGGTGGTTTCGGTGTCGAAGGGGCCGATGTGGGTCAACTCCGGCGTGGTGACCAGCGCCGCCGCGAAGGACACCGGCGCTTTgg contains the following coding sequences:
- the LOC127592256 gene encoding cytochrome c oxidase subunit 7A2, mitochondrial-like — encoded protein: MNRGVFALQQVARRTFCGSARRPVENQVPKNQKLFQEDNGIPVHLKGGTTDALLYRATMTLTVLGAAYVVYELLKAASPQKKA
- the myh6 gene encoding myosin-6, giving the protein MSDVAMGEFGKAAPYLRKSEKERLEAQTRPFDIKTECFVVDDKVEYMKGQIQSKEGGVVKVKKEDGTTVSAKEADVHPQNPPKFDKIEDMAMFTFLHEPAVLFNLKERYAAWMIYTYSGLFCVTVNPYKWLPVYDAEVVAAYRGKKRTEAPPHIFSISDNAYQYMLTDRENQSVLITGESGAGKTVNTKRVIQYFASIAAVGGGGKKDPSKGTLEDQIIQANPALEAFGNAKTLRNDNSSRFGKFIRIHFGNSGKLSSADIETYLLEKSRVTFQLKAERNYHIFYQILSNQKPELLDMLLITNNPYDYSYISQGEVTVASINDSEELMATDSAFDVLGFTAEEKMGVYKLTGAIMHYGNLKFKQKQREEQAEPDGTEAADKSAYLMGLNSADLIKGLCHPRVKVGNEFVTKGQSVDQVYYAVGALAKSVYEKMFNWMVVRINQSLDTKQHRQYFIGVLDIAGFEIFDFNTFEQLCINFTNEKLQQFFNHHMFVLEQEEYKKEGIDWEFIDFGMDLQACIDLIEKPLGIMSILEEECMFPKASDQTFKSKLYDNHLGKNKMFEKPRAAKGKAEAHFALVHYAGTVDYNITNWLVKNKDPLNETVVGLYQKSSLKLLSLLFSSYSGTADGGDKGGKGAKKKGSSFQTVSALHRENLNKLMTNLKTTHPHFVRCLIPNERKTPGVMDNCLVMHQLRCNGVLEGIRICRKGFPNRVLYGDFKQRYRILNASAIPEGQFMDCKKSAEKLLSSLEIDHTQYKFGHTKVFFKAGLLGTLEEMRDEQLSRIITRIQANARALLMRAQFAKLVERRDALMVIQWNLRSFLSVKNWPWMKLFFKIKPLLKSAESEKEMANMKDEFNKLKEALEKSEIRRKELEEKIVTLLQEKNDLTLQIQSEQDTLTDAEERCEQLIKSKIQLEAKLKEANERLEDEEELNADIAAKKRKLEDECSELKKDIDNLELTLAKVEKEKHATENKVRNLSEEMASQDESILKLTKEKKALQEAHQQVLDDLQSEEDKANALTKSRAKLEQQVDDLEGSLEQEKKMRMELERSKRKLEGDVKLAQENLMDLENDKQQLEEKLKKKDFESAQITSRLEDEQVASGQLQKKLKENQARIEELEEELDAERAARAKVEKQRSDLSRELEDISERLEEAGGASSAQVELNKRRDAEFQKLRRELEESTLQHEATAAALRKKHADSVAELGEQIDNLQRVKQKLEKEKSELKLELDDFASSMESMARNKSNVEKMCRTMEDTTTEYKSKYEEAQRSVNDLTTQRAKLLAENGEFGRQLEEKDCLISQLTRGKNSYNQQLEDLRRQLEEEVKAKNALAHAVQSARHDCDLLREQFEEEQEAKAELQRALSKSNNEVSAWRNKYETDAIQKTEELEEAKKKLVQRLQEAEEAIEAANAKCSSLEKTKHRLQNEIEDLMLDLERSNAASAGLDKKQRAFDKVLAEWKQKFEESQCELEASQKEARTLSTELFKLKNAYEECLDHLETTRRENKNLQEEISDLNDQLGEGGRSACELEKMRKQLEQDKAELQGALEEAEGSLEHEESKILRAQLEFNQAKADMERKMAEKDEEMEQAKRNYQRAVDSLQSSLESETRSRNEALRVRKKMEGDLNEMEIQLSQANRQALDAQKQLKSLQVFLKDTQLTLDDVQRGNDDLRENIAVLERRNNLIQAELEEVRAALEQTDRSRKLAEQELTDSTERMQLLHSQNTSLINQKKKHEADLLHLQNEMEEAVQENRNAEEKAKKAITDAAMMAEELKKEQDTSAHLERMKKNMEQTIKDLQHRLDEAEQIAMKGGKKQLQKLEVRIKDLENELEAEQRRGSESVKGVRKYERRIKELTYQTEEDRKNVARLQDLVDKLQVKVKSYKRAAEEAEEAANGNMAKVRKLQHELEEAQERADVAETQVNKLRAKTRDGGTKKNLDD
- the LOC127592255 gene encoding complement C1q tumor necrosis factor-related protein 3-like is translated as MASSSLTTLLILCAVGSLRAQPFFGGESPKPETNCNALLYQLAARVDKLEKDAAEAAKAPVSFAAALVTTPELTHIGPFDTETTLLFKNVITNVGNGYDSNTGIFTAPVRGLYFIVFNGNVGTSGALNAAVMKNGINMFAIYDTQGTFSSATNGMPLVLEEGDKVWVTLWAQKSIFDQSRLSTFSGFLLKSM